The Syngnathus scovelli strain Florida chromosome 11, RoL_Ssco_1.2, whole genome shotgun sequence region TGGATGCTGAaggaataaacaacaataacaagctGTAGCGCTGCAATGCAATGTCAAtgatgtacgtacgtacgtacgtggtGCATACTGTCGTTCAACGGGAAGGTAAATGTGACTTCTTTCCGCTGCATTTGCTATTGTCTCGACAGGACGACAGATTTAAACGCGAGTTTAATGAAGGTTGAGTGCATTTTGAGAAAGATGAGGCAATGTTGACATGATTGTTCTTGTCAGGAGCTGCGATTTGACCATGAAAGGAAAAGTCAACACTGGTGCTGAGAAGGTCAATCACGCCAAAAGTACAAACATGGTGTCTCAAGAAGTACCACCTTGTGCACGGGTAAGAAACACACATGTATATGTATAGTTTGTGTGCCCTGAAAAAATCCCATTTTTGTCTATACATTTGCAGCACTTGATAGTCCGTATATACCACTATCTGGAATAAATGGGCATTTGGTCATTTCAAATGTCCTCCTGACTTTCAGACATCTCGAACTCCAAGAAAGGCAGCTACGTTTGGGAAGCGCTCCAACTCCATGCGCAGGAATCCTAAGGCAGAAGTCCACAAAGCAGGATGGCTGTACAAGCAGGTACTACGTCTATTTTTCCAAACAGACTGGCATATTTACCATAGTAGCTGCAGGAAGTGAAACCTTTGCTGGGCCTCATTCAGGATGGCGCTGATGTTGTACAAGTGACAAGTTCCCAAgctgtaaaataataataataataataataattctaccCATGTCTTAAAGAGATTAGGCCATATAGTATTGGTAGTGCAGTATTTGAATTTGTGTTCCCAACAGGCCAGTAGCGGAGTGAAGCAATGGAACAAGAGGTGGTTTGTCCTCTCTGACAGATGTCTCTTCTACTATAAAGGTGTGTTTGAAATTCATCCTTGATACCATCTGGGCTGAATTTATTTCTAGCCAGCAGGAGAGCTACGTAATATGGCTTATCATATATGAATAATGAAACAAGTACAATTGCAATGATGGCGTTTCAAAACGTGGCACTCTATAAATGATCAACTCTGTATGTTGAACTGGGTGACCTGTCTTTTGGACCTTTGTGCCGCTTTACAATCAAATGGGAATGCTACATCGGCCTGTACAGTCACTGAGCACTTCTATTTGTATGAAGCGGCCTTTTTCACTGCAGGATTTGCAAAGTTTGTTCATTTGTATTGAAATAGGTCCGAAAAGGAAAAGACAAATCACGACACCGAATCATCGTAATTCTGGTCAAGCTTATTGCTTCCAATTGGGATGACTTAGTCCAAGTCTCTTTCTCTTCATTCTGACCACGTTTCCTTCTTCCCTGCCTCTCCGCTGTATTTTGGAAAAGATGGCCTGGCGAGGAGCGGAGTCGGCGTGCCATGTAGCAACGTGATAGCCATGCCGGCAAAGAGCAAAGAATGGGCTCAAGAAAAGCACTTTTGTGCTCCCTGCTGTGATTTATAAAGTTGCCTGTGCTTCTCACAGCGCTGCGGTTGGCGCCGCTGCATGCGTTTACACATCCACTTAGCTAACATTTCGTCTCAAATTTGTCTCCGACTTGAGTGACCCTATTTCAGACAAATCAGTGCATTTGCACTCAAACTGTAGCATCCAACTTTTTTGGAACATTCTTTCTCTTTTCACTTGCTGTCAGCTTGTCACAATTGTGTTCACCAGTTTGAATGAGGAAACCATCTTTAACGTTTAACATAGTAGGTCGTAATTGCTTCTATTGCGGCAGAAAGTCAGAAAGAGGCGTGCGTGTCCCAATATCCTGCCATGCGTGCTCTCACATGTGCTCGACGCTGAATTGGTTCAGACCGGCAGCAGGTACAGCGTGCACCGCGGTGCCCGAAATTCCTGCTGCACTGACTCATATGGGCTGATCATTATCTTGCCTGCGCGTgcgctcacgcacgcacgcacgcacacacacgacgaACATGCGCCCACACACAGAGGAGGGATCATTGTATTGTATGATTGCACAAACCCTCcccctctgtctgtctctcgttctctctctctcgctctctcgctcttccTCAAtacgcacacaagcacacacacagcagtcaGTAGCAGGACGATTGGCCACGCAGAGCTATCCATTCAGAGAATAGAAGGTAAGAGAAAAGGACAAATGAAATCATATCTATTTGAGGAGCTCTTAAGAAATCATGCTGTCattcattattcattcattcattcaacatGAGTGCTTTTCTACAGCGCTCCTATTTGTGACCACTGGATTTTGGTGCGTGGGAGCCATTAGAAGTGCTTCTCGTTTTTTGAAAGGAACATGATGGATACTGTCAGCGTGGTTCAAAGTGCACGCGCCACTGTCTTGCCCTGACTTTTCGCGAAAGCTCAATGTGAACCTGTTCCTCGAGCACATTTTCACACAGTTGTTTTCTTCTCCACAGATGAGAAGGAGGACGCCGTTCTAGGGAGTTTGCCTCTGCTCAGTTTCCGGATTGGAGGAGTGCAGCCTTCGGATAACATCACCCGCAAGTTTGCCTTTAAGGTCAGTACATCCCGAGCAAGgggacagactgacagacagacagatggtaGTATCAAGAGGTCTGCGGTAACTTCACGTCAGGAACGGGACTGCTGTTAGACatcattttctataatgaagaagtaaaaaaaatagactCTTTGTATTCCCATAGGGCGACATGATGTGGCCGTACGTATGCACTGACGGCATCCCATCCAAATCGAaaatcaaaagacaaaaaaagaaaaaacccaATGTCAATGCATGTTGGGCAAGCAGCAGtctaactatttgcttgtgttGGCTTCTGATTGGCTCTATTTGGGTGCTGGCCATACATAATAGAGTCCAAAGAATTGACACATTTGCTGCTACCGGCAGGCAAGAATCACCCAATGAAATTCCAACTCTCTAAGGAAATCTTGACATCATTTTGTCTTCATAATATCTTGTTTGCGTGTCAGCATCCGTGCGAAACACACAAAACGACCGAAAGCTGGAAATTGGTTGCAGTCGGTGTTTGTCCTTATGACTTTCCTTCACCTTTCAGGACATTTAGTTCTTTTTGTTGACTCTCATTGCATTTACAGCATGGGAGCAAAGTCCAGCACATGTAGCCatcgtgcgcgcgcgcacacacacacacacacacacacacacacacacacacggtttaCTGTCACCGTAGTTAATATTAACAGGGATCAACTTATGATCGCCACTTTCAATAGCTGTCAATGTTAAAGGCCACACAGTAAAACACAAATGCAccaaaaagtcaagtcaaatgtaGTGATGAAATGTCACAAAGAGGTCAATAATATATTTGAAGTCATGTAAGTCCATTTGAAGCTGAACAAAGTGTGACAGTTGCATCGAGATCACAGGAAGGCTTGTCTAATTTTAAACAATCCGATAGAGTAGAGTGAATCATCACTATTCCCAGGGCTGAAGGACCAAGACGCACTATAAATAgcaaatttcatttatttatttgacggGACACTGTAACTTAATGAACATCATCTACGAATTGCAAAGCCAGATTGTAGCCATGGGCAAAAACTCTCACATAgtagacatccatccatccatccagccagccagccatttcCTCACAAGGGTCGCCTATCCCACCAGTCGACTtcagacaccctgaaccagttgccagccaattgcagggcacacatagccaAACAACttcggggcaatttggagtgctgaatcagcctaccatgcatgtactTGGAATGCGGGAGGGGAGCACCTGGAGAAAAGCCGCACAAAGACAGACACAAGAAGGCTTCAGCTCTGATATGAATGCCAAACAACAGAACTGTGAAGTGCTAACAtcctgttttttgttgttgttgttttttttttacaaacacaccctgaactggtggcCCGTTTCTTTGGCATCTGGCCAAGGCTGCTTGTTGTTGACGTCAATGAATGGCACCAATTTTGCTGCGAATGTTGGGGTTAACCACGGTGTTGCTCTGCAGAAACCTCTGGACCGTTAACCAATTAGAAATGGAGACGAGAAGGTTGCGAGTGAGAAAAGCTACCTTTCCTTCACGTCCCCCAAAATTCTATTATCATGAATCAGTGCATAGTAAATTGAAAGTATTCCTTCCTCAACCCTGCGGCTTTGGAAACCTCATTGATTTTTGCACCAGCAATGACACAAATTGATTTGAAATGTGCAGCACAGTGGAAGAGAGCTTAGCATGCTTTTCTCCCATTTGGCCACATTTGGCTTTTGAATGTATCGCAGGTAGCATATAGTACGTTATCACCGTGCTTGCATCGATTGGTACGATTGGTGTATTCCCACTCACTCCCGCAATCTCTAAGAATTGCTACTCCTTTGCTACATGCCAATTTGTCTGAGCTTATTATTCTTTCTCGTCATGGTGCTTTTGGTCATTTGTCAACAATGCTGTACAGGGTACGGATGGCGTGACGTAACAATGTCGAAGTTTCCCAATCTCCCTCAGGCTGTCATTGAGAAGGATCGTGTTCCAACCTGTATCTTCCAAACTGCTTCTGCCTTTTACGTGGAATTATGACTCACAGATGACGTGAGAAAGCAAGCAAAGCTCTGTTTTCGGTCCAAaataattgtttgtttgtttaacaaAAGGAGCTAGCAGGTGTGAACAGGTGTTCATCTTTCTTAATCTTATCAGACATACTTGAATGAAATCTGTGTTCATGTCATATGGTGAAGCCTGTCCAACGCATCCCCACAGATGAGTGACTTTCATACCAAGAGTTGTTTTATTTCTGGTTGTCTATTGTGCGGTTCTCCAAACCTGTTGTACCTGCAACTTTACAAAGTGGCAGTGGTTCAGACAGGGGTGTGTCCATAGCCAGAGGATATCTTGTGCGGGAAAAACGTCTCAACTGCCTGTTTGAAAGCATTTCAGTTCTAGGTGAAGAAATATACTACTTTGTCATCGTATACAAATAGTTGATCACCCATGAAGTGTAAAGCTACTCAACCTAGTCAAGCTTTGATTTGATTCATACTTCCTAAAAAGCCATCCGCCTGAAGCAGTTGTCGGTAAACCATTTGGAATTTTGCAGGTTTGTGACAtcttagccagccagccagctagccagcGCAATGTACGTGTGAGTGTGCAAGTTTGACTCAATACTCCAGCGCACTTTTGTTAAACTTATGGGTGTGTTTGTATGACTTGTGTGGGCCGTGCAAGTATGCCTCACCCTCACATCCTTCAAGTGTCAGCGTGTGAACAAAATAGTCGCACCTTTTTATcgacttatttatttttatctgcTGTGATTAGCAGAAAAAACTCATCTCAGATGGCtaaagatgaataaaaaaagatgaatacaATCAAATGCATCTTTAttgatatattatatttttcacCCACAATGAACTGTCAGGTGAAGCAATCCTTTGTCCTTCTTGTTCTTCAGTCCAGACACTGTCAGTGCAAAATGAGTGAAATTCTCAAGGCTTTCCATTGCTCACTGTCTGTAATTTCCTCTTCTTGCCCCGTGCGCTTATTCGCTAGCTATCGGCCAATCAGAGTGATCAAATGTACGAAGCCGATGAATCCGCCAAAAACGCCCCACGTCGCTTCCCAACGGTCAAGTACCATTGCATCTTTCCTTCCTTCTGCATTCAGTGAAGGTTAAGTCAAGGAACAATGAGGAACAAAGAAcaaacgtgcacacacacagatgcactCGCACACCAATGCACACACTCGCGCTCACGTGCACACAGCCCCTCCTCTGTTGCTAGGTTACTGCTGGGCGGTGCTGTGTCTGTCGTCCTTCTGCCCATTGCATTGCGTCACATCACATCACAGCACTGGCACTGGCACTGGCACCGCAGTAGGCGGAACATGTCAGTGTTCCAAGCTGGAACAGGAAAATGAGTTCACATCATTTCCTCCTGGTGCTCCTTTAATCTTTAAGGATTTGATCTATAGTATACAAATATatctagtcaagtcaagtttatttgtatagccctaaatcatatcaatctctctctctctgtctcgaaTCATCCATTCGCCTTGTaacacaattagcaaacacaatggaccGACCGAGTGATGGCTGGAAATAAGAGCGGtggctggaaatgggcctcgaTGTAGATCTTGCATTCAGAAGCAGACGTTTGCAGCGAGAATAGTCATTCACCACAGTAACAATGTATAGCGTGTATTCCTGATTAGTTTCTTGTTCTCCTctcctcattgaaaaaaaataaaggcgtGAGCCCAAAGAGTTGAACGCTAGtggtaaaaatgaaaacaatgtgGTCAAAATAGCAGCTAAAGATTGCTCATGTATCAGCTCCATGGAAGATGCTTCTGTGCCAGGCGCTATATTCTCTTGTTTGGATGGCTCTGCTTCCTCCTTGTGGTAGTTGTAACAATTGCTAGTGTGAGTGCTTTCAACGGGAAGGAAGTGTTGACCGAGCAGGATTTATAGCACAGCTTGAATTTTTCCAATTTTACACGTGCAAATCGTTCGAGCCGACAGACCTTTGTAATCCTAACGTGTAACCttgcctcccctcccctccttgtCTCTTCTTCCCACCCATCCCCGTGAGGTCTGCCGGCCTTCACTCCTTGTTTCCTGTTTGGCTATAAAAGTAAAGTAGGTAcaagtggtgttttttttttttttttccctctctctcttaATGAGTGTGTGCAAATACGCATGCCTGGTATTGACATGATAGTGCATGTTACTATTGTTATTTCTGGAAATAGTAACAAAGAATATgcataacagtttttttttttgggaatatttattgcttaatcTAAACCCATATCTGTCAAGATGCTTGTGATGCTCCATATCCAATTTTGGGATCTTCATGCGCATGCATAAAAACGTACATCTCCCGTGCACGTGGGGATGAATTTGTTGCAAATGACTTGAACGGAAATGCTGACGAGCGTGTGCTTCGTTTGTTTTCTTATCTGTTCTTGTTCTGTCAACATCCCTAGGTGTGGTtggaagaaggagaagaagacgacgaagaagaggaagaaaatgGGGAGTTGAAAGCTCCTGTTGTGTTTTGCGTACAGGCGGAACATGCTGGAACCAGGACATATTACTTCAGTACAGACAGCTATGAAGAACAGAAGGAGTGGATCGCAGCCATGAGCCAGGCCGCAGAGGTCAACGTTAATCCATCGCAGAGGTGTCGCACCCGCACCCACACAGAACCAACAAACTTAACTTGCGTATTCAATACACTCATTTATTGACGGAATCAGAAAGTATACTAATGACGTGAATGGCAATTGAAATGAGTGCAGTTCAAAGTATGCACTGCAATGGTGGCTGGCTGCTCAGTGTGTAGCAGCCTTCCatctatgtatatatatagtCGATATATTGAAATACAAAACGGACACAGCGCACGGCGTTTGCCTGCAGTGTACTTTGTACGCTAAGCGGTGGAGCTATGTGACGATTGCTTGGTGAGCGGTACTAAGCGTAGGCCAGCCCAGCCCTCAAGCCAAAGTCCACTGTGCTCCAGTTCATGAAGACAagtggtacagataatggacacATATCATGGAATATTTATTGTTTGATTGTTTCTTTTTTAGATCCAACACAGCCGTCACCCCGGAGCGGACCATGGTTACTCGAGACGGCGACCCGCAAATAGAAGTCAAACAACAGATAACGGCAAACCAAAATGACAATGGGGTAGACAACTTGGAAACGCCGCCACTGTCGACGTCTTGTTCCGATCAAAGCACAGTGAACAACAGTGCCAGACGAGAGGACTGCGGAGGAAAAATGGAAGATGAAGGCGGAGGAGGGCCTGCCTGTGGCCATGCTCAAAGCAACCACAATCCAAACGGCTGGAGTCATCATTACCCCACACCCCAAAACCATAAGAGTCAACCCCCTCAAGCGCAAAATCACAGCACGGGTACGCCTCAAAGACAAGCGGGAGGGGGTGTCCAGCCACCCGATGACACCAGGGAACAGCATCCCAACGTGGTGTTGAGAAGAGGTTTTGTTCCTAGGACTGGCCCCGAGAGAGTGGCCCAAAGGAAAAGCTCAATGGCGCAACTGCAGCACTGGGTTAACCAGCGGCGGGTCATGGTGTCCCAGGAGGACATCAACAGGTAAACATCAACAAAGTtaagggctggctggctggctggctggggacCTCTCCCTCCTCCAAGCTTGCTGATCGTTTTTTACGAGCCCATTTTCGTTTAGCTGGTTAGCCTTCTTAGCTGCTTGAGTATGAAGAAGTGCTTGACACTTTGTCACTCAAATCTCATCtgattagttttttttcccctcccttcccTCAGTCCATCGCATTATTACCCGGCAAACCAAGGGTTCAACTACTATGGCTACCCTAGTGGCGGCCCCCAGTATTTGGAGGAGTACCCACTGTACCCACCAGGAGTCCGTCCTGACAGCATTTGCTCGGCCGCGGGGGCATACGACCACCGCTGGGCTGTGGAGGATAAGCGTCGCTCATTGAGGGACGGGCCTCACCAAGTGTATCCCAGGGACTCTTGGGGAGCGCAGTACTACGGCGGCGTGGACGTGAAGTCTTTGAGACGCCTTTCCATCCAGCCTCGTTCCAGGTCTGTGCCCAGGTCGCCGTCCTTGTCCTCCGGGGGGGCCTACTCGCCAGTAGCGCACAACTTTGCCTCGCCGGCTCGATCACCATCGGCACGTTTTGACCGCTTTTCGGGGCGAATGAGGGATGACGGGATCTATGCCGATCCGTCCGTCTACAACCTGAGGAGATCGCTCAGCTCGCCAAAGGTGAGCAAGATTGCGGATGATCGCACACTCGACTGACGGTGGTTTGGAATTTTCCGTCCGTGTTTTTTCGAGGCAAGACGAACCAAATGCCTGCATTTCATTTCCAGATTTGTTCTTGTCTTAAGCATAGTAGATGGAGATGAAAGAGAGAATGAAAGATTGATGTTGTGAGCATTTTCACCTTTCTCCAGTCTAACGTCCTTGCTGTCACTCTTGGTTTCATCTTCCTCTTTCCTCATTATGGTCTTCCCTTCCTTCAGTATGACTACTCTGGTGATAGGAGGTCCATAAATCAAGGACtataccaccaccaccacaactaCCCTGTTTCCCCTTCCATCCACAATAAAATGGTACGTGCTGCAATGCATTTCAATCTAGAGAGCATCATAAAAGATCAAGAAAGTGAAGTGGTGGTAGGCCCGTTGTTTTGAAACCTAGTCAAGCTTTGTTTTGCAGCTGCTAATTTCTCTCTCGTAGCCATATTGACGGCAATTTCTTCCAAACATTGTCCTAAGTatgtttgcgtgcgtgtgtgagtgagtgagtgagtgagtgagtgagtgagtgagtgagtgagtgagtgagtgagtgagtgagtgagtgagtgagtgagtgagtgagtgagtgagtgagtgagtgagtgagtgagtgcctgAAAAAACAATGTTCATATTTCGATAGAGAACAGCAATTGTGATAGATGCATCAATGCATGAGTGGTGCTACTAGTGATGGGTGCTGGCTCCAGCAGATACCAGGGATTTTCCAAGTATGCCAAACAGATACCGTACCATACGGCTGACATCCATAAATCACTGATGGTGATTTGTTTGCGGGAAAGATTCCTTGCAACTCTTgaccacataataataataatatcgttGCAATGTATAATGTGCAACCATAGTCGGTCATGACGTTGTCTGAAGCGGAAcccgaccgaccgactgacCGAGCGCAAAAGCGCTTTATGGAGTCCTCACCCCACATTTGCTTGTGATGCGACGGGGTGCTTTGTTTGCTCTGCTTGTGTCCGATCTGAAAATGCTGCTGCTGCATATctatgtgtctgtgtgctcaccCACCCTATTGATCACCTCACCATTGCTGCCGCACGGTTCAGGACGACATATTAGATCTCCAGCTCCAACGCAACCTGGATTATTTAGACCAGCAGGTAGGCATACACATCTGCGTTGCATTGTCTGTAAAGTCGTGCCATCCCCAGTGTTTCGTGCAGACATGGTGGATATTTCATCCGGCCTTCATTTTTCCCCTATTGAGGAAAGATTGAATTCAAAGTGCAAGGTGTTCCAGGTTGTTGTGATTGTGAGGTGTATGTCATTTGAGCTGAATCTTCAGGTGCTGGAGGGAAGCCGCTTAATTGGTATGGTTACCCGAAGGGTGGAGAGATCCTCCTCTGCAGCAAAGCTCTGCATTCAAGTAAGAGAGGAGAGCGCAAGAGAGcgcagcagggaggcaggcttcAGCTAGCAAAAGTGCTTTGTTGAGCACCGGATAGAATCACAACTCTCACGATGCTGATGCTATTTTGGAACAAAAGTTACAGTAAGGAAATCAATTGTATCCTTCATCCAAGGCCAAAGTGCAGCGATTCATCAGATAAACCACACTTCCCTAAGCCTGCCTCTCTTTTGGTCGTGTTTTTGTCTGCATGCGGTGTTCTGTCACCCACCTTTTTTGCTTTCTCTTTTCCATCACATGCTCGGTCCCGTTTTGGAATAGCCGcaatttatgtatgtatatggcGGTTTTGCGAAGTGGACAAAATGGGAAGGACGTATTTGCAAATGGCACACTTTCTTGTAGGTTCATATACAGTAGGCATGTATGGCTTTGTCACTCTTCCGACAGTCTGGATTTTTTGTTGGTCAAAATGAGATGAGTTGATTCGTCATCAAGCCACAGCTTTAGATCCATGTCATCATACTCCTTTGTGCACTATATCAGATGACTAAAAGCCAGTCTAAACATGACAACTATTTTCCTTGTGTATGTTTTAGGGTGCACATGTGCACACTTTCTAACTCTCCCTTGAAAAGATGACTCATTTTCCCCAAATCCTTGTTTGACCTCTAATCCTTGCATGTATACAGACAGTACCGATATTTTCATCATGTAGTATATGAAATACATTTGTAACCATGGTCATCTTCACTTGTGTTTTTGTGCGCTTTGATTGTTGACTTCAGATCAAGTTGTCGTTGTCTGTTCGAGACATCATGCACACCACCAACCTTTGTAAATCATTTTCATCTCAAATGTCTGCAAGAAAAAACATGTGCCATGTTGATCACCATGTTGTTTGGTGGAATACTCCAAGTCCCTACATTTTTACGAGCATGCTCGTTTTTGCCGTttcatttttttactttcatGTAATGGGGAACgtgccatttttattttattttttgaaatgaAGGAATCTGGAAtgtgtaaccctaacccctttATGTATCTCGAAAAACTCAGGTATcgtgtatctcaaggcacccatCCATGTAGCATTAGTAGAAATGGCGAAAATGGTTCCCACATTGCAGTGTTTTCATTCGTTTTCCGCCTTTGGGAACACACCTTTTGATGTCTTCGTTTTACAGGTGCCTCCTTTCCATGATGTCTACAGAGAGTTGCACCCAACACTCAAGCTAAATGAAATTGAAACGAGTGTAAGTCACACTACAAACGGGCTTGCGCCTTTTGAAAtacactgtgtgtgcgtgcgcgtgccccCGTCCGTATGTGTTTGtcctttgtgtgcgtgcgtttgtgttCAGCATACTTTGACGTTTGTTTTCATCCCAGTttctgtttgtttgcttgtttgttcgACATGATGTCTGACAGAAACTCTTGGGCCGGCTCTGTGAACAGAATCACATTGTGAAAGATCATGAAGCAGTTGTTCACAGATTACGAATGGACaaggtaattttttttcttttcttttcttgccaTGCTGTAACATGGCTTTGTATTTAACGAGGAGCGTGCAAAACATACGTACGTAAATCTTCATCATAGCGTAGGCATAGTATGAAACctcagttggaaaccctaaccctagtttgaaa contains the following coding sequences:
- the plekha6 gene encoding pleckstrin homology domain-containing family A member 6 isoform X12, translated to MLKFRVDRRVSQHDGSRTAGSAMNALQLQEPAAIHTNLQSCDLTMKGKVNTGAEKVNHAKSTNMVSQEVPPCARTSRTPRKAATFGKRSNSMRRNPKAEVHKAGWLYKQASSGVKQWNKRWFVLSDRCLFYYKDEKEDAVLGSLPLLSFRIGGVQPSDNITRKFAFKAEHAGTRTYYFSTDSYEEQKEWIAAMSQAAEVNVNPSQRSNTAVTPERTMVTRDGDPQIEVKQQITANQNDNGVDNLETPPLSTSCSDQSTVNNSARREDCGGKMEDEGGGGPACGHAQSNHNPNGWSHHYPTPQNHKSQPPQAQNHSTGTPQRQAGGGVQPPDDTREQHPNVVLRRGFVPRTGPERVAQRKSSMAQLQHWVNQRRVMVSQEDINSPSHYYPANQGFNYYGYPSGGPQYLEEYPLYPPGVRPDSICSAAGAYDHRWAVEDKRRSLRDGPHQVYPRDSWGAQYYGGVDVKSLRRLSIQPRSRSVPRSPSLSSGGAYSPVAHNFASPARSPSARFDRFSGRMRDDGIYADPSVYNLRRSLSSPKVPPFHDVYRELHPTLKLNEIETSKLLGRLCEQNHIVKDHEAVVHRLRMDKDSLEEALVATHQEMEKYQNQPVAMEKLHIKKETLQKQLINIRGELSQASNALTTTRMEFEALEEEAHAIHGDLWEQLNAGIQSELVRRHIQKEFWRVQDVLEGLHKNHSSRGTDTAKHKVASGASGSFSTNSPASPLSSVSLTSPLGPYSPVPGSQVSPSKQLGPEESAPPRPPLPKSYFPLESSTTFPPSIPPLPFDSTIWLRGLGIDDDYFDVEDSHVRKMTFGGPNNTSVPQDQGLERQSSIKKGLLSRTKSPADDSPSWPAGLSRQNGRMANGISRERPKSAVFPAELRSKMSVEEQNERIRRNQSSSVRDKRRSLNLSGVQSPAGYKLIRRRLTAHEIDINDLEAAVRGQGLESPREEIARLRRSRVEPEHYDLDIKRELMAPEKVIIPERYLEMEDNTPLSPEEQKEKQKKLERIKTLIAKSNLQNVVPALDGPVEGGAPVNSQQQLQEQEKRIEISCALAAEASRRSRLLSAQCAPDPLTSPTSLHSPPSSADFPTSSL
- the plekha6 gene encoding pleckstrin homology domain-containing family A member 6 isoform X8 — translated: MLKFRVDRRVSQHDGSRTAGSAMNALQLQEPAAIHTNLQSCDLTMKGKVNTGAEKVNHAKSTNMVSQEVPPCARTSRTPRKAATFGKRSNSMRRNPKAEVHKAGWLYKQASSGVKQWNKRWFVLSDRCLFYYKDEKEDAVLGSLPLLSFRIGGVQPSDNITRKFAFKVWLEEGEEDDEEEEENGELKAPVVFCVQAEHAGTRTYYFSTDSYEEQKEWIAAMSQAAEVNVNPSQRSNTAVTPERTMVTRDGDPQIEVKQQITANQNDNGVDNLETPPLSTSCSDQSTVNNSARREDCGGKMEDEGGGGPACGHAQSNHNPNGWSHHYPTPQNHKSQPPQAQNHSTGTPQRQAGGGVQPPDDTREQHPNVVLRRGFVPRTGPERVAQRKSSMAQLQHWVNQRRVMVSQEDINSPSHYYPANQGFNYYGYPSGGPQYLEEYPLYPPGVRPDSICSAAGAYDHRWAVEDKRRSLRDGPHQVYPRDSWGAQYYGGVDVKSLRRLSIQPRSRSVPRSPSLSSGGAYSPVAHNFASPARSPSARFDRFSGRMRDDGIYADPSVYNLRRSLSSPKYDYSGDRRSINQGLYHHHHNYPVSPSIHNKMVPPFHDVYRELHPTLKLNEIETSKLLGRLCEQNHIVKDHEAVVHRLRMDKDSLEEALVATHQEMEKYQNQPVAMEKLHIKKETLQKQLINIRGELSQASNALTTTRMEFEALEEEAHAIHGDLWEQLNAGIQSELVRRHIQKEFWRVQDVLEGLHKNHSSRGTDTAKHKVASGASGSFSTNSPASPLSSVSLTSPLGPYSPVPGSQVSPSKQLGPEESAPPRPPLPKSYFPLESSTTFPPSIPPLPFDSTIWLRGLGIDDDYFDVEDSHVRKMTFGGPNNTSVPQDQGLERQSSIKKGLLSRTKSPADDSPSWPAGLSRQNGRMANGISRERPKSAVFPAELRSKMSVEEQNERIRRNQSSSVRDKRRSLNLSGVQSPAGYKLIRRRLTAHEIDINDLEAAVRGQGLESPREEIARLRRSRVEPEHYDLDIKRELMAPEKVIIPERYLEMEDNTPLSPEEQKEKQKKLERIKTLIAKSNLQNVVPALDGPVEGGAPVNSQQQLQEQEKRIEISCALAAEASRRSRLLSAQCAPDPLTSPTSLHSPPSSADFPTSSL